TTTGCGGATTGCCGCATCCAACTGGTCGCCATCCAGAAAGACCTCGCTGCCCCGGAAACTGTTACGGACGAAATCCACATATTTGGGTGTGCTGGATGCTTTTCTGAGCGCCTCGGTCCAGACTTTCCGGACCTCCGGGTCCATATTGGCCGGTCCGAAGAAAACCGAATAATTCTCGGAATAGACGCCATAGCCGAGGTCGATCAGGGACGGGACTTCCGGCAATTCCTTGATGCCGTCCGGGAAGGATGTCGCCATAACTTTCAGCGCGCCTTCCTCATGCATGGGAATGGCATTCGATCCGGAATAGGCGAGGTCCACGTAACCGCCCAGCACCGCCTGGCGGGCCCCGGCCCCTCCCTTTGTCGGCACGATGTTGATCGCCAGGCCTTCCTTCTTGCCGATATATTCCATCAGCATCCGGTCCAGTGGTAGGATGGACGCGTAATTCAGCCAACCGCGCTTTTTGGCGAGGGCGATCATGCCTTTGAAGTCCTTGAATTCGGCATTTGGCGGGCTGACGAAAACGCTTCGCGAGCCATGGGTTGCGGCGATCTGTGTAAAGTCGTCGATATCGAAGGAGACCTGGCCCAGCATCGGGTCGAAGCTGAATGTGGTGGCAACCGCAAAGCCGATTGTATAGCCATCTGCGGGCAGGGATTTTATCCGGGCTGCGGCAACACCGCCTCCGGCGCCAGGGACATTCTGGACGATGACCGTCTGCCCCAATGTCTTCTCCAGGTCTGCTGCCAGGATGCGGGCGGCCGCGTCGCTGCCGCCGCCGGCGCGGAAGCCGACGAATATGGTGACAGGTCTGTCCGGAAAGGAACCGGTTGCATGCGCGATTGCCGGCAAAGCCGTGATCAGCGCACAAATTATCATCAGCGTTCGCATTGCTGCCTCCCCCTGCGAGTTAAAAGATTGCAACTCTTGGATGGTCGCTGATTAAAAATTACTCGTTAATTTTGAAGCTATTAAATATAATCTCGTGATATTCGTTAGTATGAAACGTTATGGCGGTAGCATCGTAGGCCCATGGAATTTAAACATCTCCGTAGTTTTCTGAGAGTTCTTGAGCTGGGTAGTTTTTCGCGCGCCGCCGAGGACCTGAACATTGTTCAACCTGCCTTGAGCCAGCACATCAAGAAGCTGGAAGAGAAGCTGAACGAGCGGCTGTTCGACCGGACCTCCGTTGGCGCAACGCCAACCCCGGTGGGGCGAAAACTGGCCGAATATGCCCGGCTTATCCTGGATACTGCGGCGCGGGCCGATGCGGAAATCCGGGGCCAGCGTGAGCATCCTTTCGGTGATGTGACGGTTGGCCTTCCCAGTTCGCTATGCCCCTTCCTGTCCTTCCCCCTCATCGAGCGGGCCTCCATCCTTTATCCGGACATAAAGTTGATGATTGTGGAAAACATGAGCGGTAGTCTGGAATATGCGCTTGAGCATCAGATGCTGGATATCGCGGTTTTGTTCGACCGGGAGGCGACCCAGAAGTTTTCATCCGAGCCGATGATCCGGGAAAAGCTGCATGTGATCGGCCCGGCGGACAGTTTCGAGAATTTCCCGGAAGAATTTCCCGCCCAGAGGCTGTCAGGGCTGCCATTGGTTTCGACGATCCCGCCGCATGGGCTGCGGGCGCTGATTGACCGCTGGCAGGGGGACAACAAGATTGCCCTGAACATTGCGTTAGAGGTGGACTCCGCCTCCACGATCCTGCAACTGGTTGAACGCAAAAACTATTTCTCGATTGTACCGTCCACGGCGATCCTTGAGAAAAAGCAAAGCAGCGCAATCGAAAGCCGCCCGATCGGCTTTCCCTCCTTCATCCGCGAAGCCTGTCTGTGCACCACGACGGTCCTGCCGTTCAGCTATGCCCGGGAGGCTATTGCGGCCCTTATCAAGATTCTGGTCTATGAACAGGCCACGCAGGGAAACTGGGAAGGCAAACTTCTCCTGGGGTCCCAACCGCCCGTCGTCGCAACGGAAAAGACAACGGCAGGCGGCACAACCGTCTTGTAGACTGTGCGTTCGGTGTTGGGATTAATGGATGGATGCCAAAGGGGCGTTGGCCCCGGGGTCCATGACCAGTTTAATCCTTTCCGGGCAAAGCTTTCCCTTCTGTCGCAGGAAATCGTCCAGCAGCCGCGCCGAGGCAGCGAGGTCGCCATATAGCCCGGTTGCCGTTTCCGCAAGGAATGTGGACAGGGAGGAAGACATGTCCTTGCCACGGCAGGCGCTTGCCACGTCTTCCACGATATTCAGCAGGATTTCAGGGCTGGACACATCGACAATCTCATAAGTGTCAAAGGCCAGATCCCCGGCATGGCGCTGCAGGACCCGCACAAGACGTCTAGTGGCAGGAGACACCGCGCCGTTCGCGGAATAGGTCACGAATTTGACGCAGGACGCGGACCCGATGGCGGCGATGATGTCTTCCGCGCTGATTGCGATGCGGACATTATGCCGGTGTTCGTCGGGATGCATCCGGGCTGCCAGACTGAAAAGAATGTCGTGGCAGACAGGGTGGTCTTCCAGGGTAACCAGCAAATCCATGACCGGCCCCGTTATGAGTCAGAGGTGACGATGGCGGTTACACCGGCACCGCAGAAGGCCTGTTGCCGCAACCAGTCATTGCTGTCGATATCCACCAGCAGCGATGCGATTTTCACCGGCAACTGAC
The Aestuariispira ectoiniformans genome window above contains:
- a CDS encoding tripartite tricarboxylate transporter substrate binding protein, producing MRTLMIICALITALPAIAHATGSFPDRPVTIFVGFRAGGGSDAAARILAADLEKTLGQTVIVQNVPGAGGGVAAARIKSLPADGYTIGFAVATTFSFDPMLGQVSFDIDDFTQIAATHGSRSVFVSPPNAEFKDFKGMIALAKKRGWLNYASILPLDRMLMEYIGKKEGLAINIVPTKGGAGARQAVLGGYVDLAYSGSNAIPMHEEGALKVMATSFPDGIKELPEVPSLIDLGYGVYSENYSVFFGPANMDPEVRKVWTEALRKASSTPKYVDFVRNSFRGSEVFLDGDQLDAAIRKQRTDFTALKKAVEEK
- a CDS encoding LysR family transcriptional regulator, which gives rise to MEFKHLRSFLRVLELGSFSRAAEDLNIVQPALSQHIKKLEEKLNERLFDRTSVGATPTPVGRKLAEYARLILDTAARADAEIRGQREHPFGDVTVGLPSSLCPFLSFPLIERASILYPDIKLMIVENMSGSLEYALEHQMLDIAVLFDREATQKFSSEPMIREKLHVIGPADSFENFPEEFPAQRLSGLPLVSTIPPHGLRALIDRWQGDNKIALNIALEVDSASTILQLVERKNYFSIVPSTAILEKKQSSAIESRPIGFPSFIREACLCTTTVLPFSYAREAIAALIKILVYEQATQGNWEGKLLLGSQPPVVATEKTTAGGTTVL